In the genome of Loxodonta africana isolate mLoxAfr1 chromosome 16, mLoxAfr1.hap2, whole genome shotgun sequence, one region contains:
- the CXCL12 gene encoding stromal cell-derived factor 1 isoform X2, with translation MDAKAVAVLALLLAALCLSDGKPVSLSYRCPCRFFESHVARANVKHLKILSTPNCALQIVARLKNNNRQVCIDPRLKWIQEYLDKTLNKGRREEKVGKKEKIGKKKRQKKRKAAQKRKN, from the exons ATGGATGCCAAGGCGGTCGCCGTACTGGCCCTTCTGCTGGCCGCGCTCTGCCTCAGCGACG GGAAACCTGTCAGCCTGAGCTACAGATGTCCATGCCGTTTCTTCGAGAGCCACGTTGCCAGAGCCAACGTCAAGCATCTCAAAATCCTCTCCACTCCAAACTGTGCCCTTCAAATCGT GGCAAGGCTGAAGAACAACAACAGACAAGTGTGCATTGACCCAAGATTAAAGTGGATTCAGGAATACCTGGACAAAACTTTAAACAA GGGGCGCAGAGAAGAAaaagtggggaaaaaagaaaagataggaAAAAAGAAGCGACAGAAGAAGAGAAAGGCTGCTCAGAAAAGGAAAAACTAG
- the CXCL12 gene encoding stromal cell-derived factor 1 isoform X1: protein MDAKAVAVLALLLAALCLSDGKPVSLSYRCPCRFFESHVARANVKHLKILSTPNCALQIVARLKNNNRQVCIDPRLKWIQEYLDKTLNK from the exons ATGGATGCCAAGGCGGTCGCCGTACTGGCCCTTCTGCTGGCCGCGCTCTGCCTCAGCGACG GGAAACCTGTCAGCCTGAGCTACAGATGTCCATGCCGTTTCTTCGAGAGCCACGTTGCCAGAGCCAACGTCAAGCATCTCAAAATCCTCTCCACTCCAAACTGTGCCCTTCAAATCGT GGCAAGGCTGAAGAACAACAACAGACAAGTGTGCATTGACCCAAGATTAAAGTGGATTCAGGAATACCTGGACAAAACTTTAAACAAGTAA